A stretch of Pseudoclavibacter chungangensis DNA encodes these proteins:
- the nrdF gene encoding class 1b ribonucleoside-diphosphate reductase subunit beta, translating to MNAPQETSHLLDSVQAINWNRIQDDKDVEVWNRLTNNFWLPEKVPLSNDIQSWSTLTPEEKQLTMRVFTGLTLLDTIQGTVGAVSLIPDSLTPHEEAVYTNIAFMESVHAKSYSSIFSTLSSTPEIDDAFRWSTENENLQRKAKIVMDYYHGDEPLKRKVASTLLESFLFYSGFYLPMYWSSHAKLTNTADLIRLIIRDEAVHGYYIGYKYQRGLETSTEEKRQELKDYTYELLFELYENEVQYTHDLYDGVGLSEDVKKFLHYNANKALMNLGYEAMFPSTVTDVNPAILSALSPNADENHDFFSGSGSSYVIGKAENTTDEDWEF from the coding sequence TTGAACGCCCCGCAGGAGACCTCGCACCTTCTGGACTCGGTCCAGGCCATCAACTGGAACCGCATCCAGGACGACAAGGACGTGGAGGTGTGGAACCGCCTCACGAACAACTTCTGGCTGCCCGAGAAGGTGCCGCTGTCGAACGACATCCAGTCGTGGTCGACGCTCACGCCAGAGGAGAAGCAGCTCACGATGCGCGTGTTCACGGGGCTCACGCTCCTCGACACGATCCAGGGCACCGTCGGCGCCGTGTCGCTCATCCCCGACTCGTTGACGCCCCACGAGGAGGCCGTCTACACGAACATCGCGTTCATGGAGTCGGTGCACGCGAAGAGCTACTCGTCGATCTTCTCGACGCTCTCGAGCACGCCCGAGATCGACGACGCGTTCCGCTGGTCGACCGAGAACGAGAACCTGCAGCGCAAGGCGAAGATCGTCATGGACTACTACCACGGCGACGAACCCCTCAAGCGCAAGGTCGCCTCGACGCTCCTCGAGTCGTTCCTCTTCTACTCCGGGTTCTACCTGCCGATGTACTGGTCGAGCCACGCGAAGCTCACGAACACGGCGGACCTGATCCGGCTCATCATCCGTGACGAGGCCGTGCACGGCTACTACATCGGGTACAAGTATCAGCGTGGGCTCGAGACGTCGACGGAGGAGAAGCGTCAGGAGCTGAAGGACTACACGTACGAGCTGCTGTTCGAGCTCTACGAGAACGAGGTGCAGTACACGCACGACCTCTACGACGGGGTGGGGCTGTCGGAGGACGTGAAGAAGTTCCTGCACTACAACGCGAACAAGGCGCTCATGAACCTCGGCTACGAGGCGATGTTCCCGTCGACGGTGACCGATGTGAACCCCGCGATCCTCTCGGCGCTGTCGCCGAACGCGGACGAGAACCACGACTTCTTCTCGGGCTCGGGCTCGTCGTACGTGATCGGCAAGGCCGAGAACACGACCGACGAGGACTGGGAGTTCTGA
- a CDS encoding ABC transporter substrate-binding protein, with product MRNRFIVPAAIGAIAAMLLTGCVNNETTPETDGSAAPEVAVDEAAAALLPENIKSAGVLTIGVDASYAPNEFEADDGSVTGWEVELGDAVAAKLGVKTDWKKLLFDAILPQVAGGTLDLGFSSFTDNAERQQQVDFVDYYEAGLQFAKSPDAEAIDPENLCGLSIAVQATTTSDQYLTDKSTECTNGGQSAIEIVKSDGQDEATSNVALGKVPYMLGDSPITQYAVAQSDGKIELAGDLFDSAPYGIVIAKDSALVPAIQAAVQSLIDDGTYTAILEKWGVEAGAVTSAEINLGS from the coding sequence GTGCGCAACAGATTCATCGTCCCCGCCGCCATCGGTGCCATCGCCGCCATGCTGTTGACCGGTTGCGTCAACAACGAGACGACCCCCGAGACGGACGGATCCGCCGCGCCCGAGGTCGCCGTCGACGAGGCCGCCGCGGCGCTCCTCCCCGAGAACATCAAGTCGGCCGGGGTGCTCACGATCGGTGTCGACGCGAGCTACGCGCCGAACGAGTTCGAGGCCGACGACGGCTCCGTCACCGGCTGGGAGGTCGAGCTCGGTGACGCGGTCGCCGCGAAGCTCGGCGTGAAGACCGACTGGAAGAAGCTCCTGTTCGACGCGATCCTTCCGCAGGTCGCCGGCGGAACGCTCGACCTCGGATTCTCGAGCTTCACCGACAACGCCGAACGTCAGCAGCAGGTCGACTTCGTCGACTACTACGAGGCCGGTCTGCAGTTCGCGAAGAGCCCCGACGCCGAGGCCATCGACCCGGAGAACCTCTGCGGGCTCTCGATCGCCGTCCAGGCGACCACGACGAGCGACCAGTACCTCACCGACAAGAGCACCGAATGCACCAACGGCGGACAGTCGGCGATCGAGATCGTGAAGTCGGACGGTCAGGACGAGGCGACGAGCAACGTCGCCCTCGGCAAGGTGCCCTACATGCTCGGTGACTCGCCGATCACGCAGTACGCCGTCGCGCAGTCCGACGGGAAGATCGAGCTCGCGGGCGACCTGTTCGACTCCGCGCCGTACGGCATCGTCATCGCGAAGGACTCGGCGCTCGTCCCCGCCATCCAGGCGGCGGTCCAGTCGCTCATCGACGACGGCACCTACACGGCGATCCTCGAGAAGTGGGGCGTCGAGGCGGGGGCCGTGACCTCCGCCGAGATCAACCTCGGCAGCTGA
- a CDS encoding NAD(P)/FAD-dependent oxidoreductase — MSETSASTGTDTTREHGRVHRSYWIDRAPARRPQSALTADITADLLVVGGGYTGLWTALHAKERDPGARVVLLEGTTIGHAASGRNGGFIDPSLTHGLSNGVSRWPDEIDELVALGVENYEGMHADIERHGIDCDWREGGMVTFARNAWESDALREGRDECLEHGEEAEYIGPGGVGALTRSPAFVAALRQPRMATVDPYRLAIGLLDACLAAGVEVHESTVVAGIDHRGRGTVRARTATGASVRAERVALATNAYPALLRRLALTTVPVYDYALMTEPLTDEQFASIGWTGDEGLADAGNQFHYFRKSDDGRILWGGYDAIYHYGSRRSEHLTQRAATFETLERNFRDTYPQLADVRFTHQWGGMIDSSTRFCLTAGTAARGRIAYALGYTGLGVAATRFGADAMLDLLAGESTRRTRCALVAAGSLPFPPEPARAIGVNLTRWSMAAEDRTGKRNLWLKAMDAVGLGFDS; from the coding sequence ATGAGCGAGACGTCCGCATCGACGGGCACCGACACGACGCGCGAGCACGGGCGGGTGCACCGTTCGTACTGGATCGACCGTGCACCGGCGCGTCGACCGCAGTCGGCGCTGACCGCCGACATCACGGCCGACCTCCTCGTCGTCGGTGGCGGATACACGGGGCTCTGGACCGCACTGCACGCGAAGGAGCGCGATCCGGGTGCACGCGTCGTGCTGCTCGAGGGAACGACGATCGGGCACGCCGCGAGCGGCCGCAACGGCGGCTTCATCGACCCGAGCCTCACCCACGGGCTGTCCAACGGCGTCTCGCGCTGGCCCGACGAGATCGACGAACTCGTCGCCCTGGGTGTCGAGAACTACGAGGGGATGCACGCCGACATCGAGCGACACGGGATCGACTGTGACTGGCGCGAGGGTGGCATGGTGACCTTCGCGCGAAACGCGTGGGAGTCCGACGCGCTCCGCGAGGGACGGGACGAATGCCTCGAGCACGGTGAGGAGGCCGAGTACATCGGCCCCGGCGGCGTCGGCGCCCTCACGCGGTCACCGGCGTTCGTCGCCGCCCTGCGACAGCCGAGGATGGCGACCGTCGATCCGTACCGGCTCGCGATCGGGCTGCTCGACGCATGTCTCGCCGCCGGGGTCGAGGTGCACGAGTCGACCGTCGTCGCCGGCATCGATCACCGCGGCAGGGGAACAGTTCGTGCCCGGACGGCGACGGGGGCGAGTGTGCGGGCCGAGCGCGTCGCCCTCGCGACGAACGCGTACCCCGCGCTCCTGCGACGGCTCGCACTCACGACGGTTCCCGTCTACGACTACGCACTCATGACCGAACCGCTCACCGACGAGCAGTTCGCGTCGATCGGCTGGACGGGCGACGAGGGGCTCGCCGACGCCGGGAATCAGTTCCACTACTTCCGCAAGTCCGACGACGGCCGCATCCTGTGGGGCGGCTACGACGCGATCTACCACTACGGATCCCGGCGCAGCGAGCATCTGACGCAGCGCGCGGCGACGTTCGAGACGCTCGAACGCAATTTCCGGGACACCTATCCGCAGCTCGCGGACGTCCGCTTCACGCACCAGTGGGGCGGCATGATCGACTCGTCCACACGGTTCTGTCTCACGGCAGGTACGGCCGCCCGCGGCCGCATCGCGTACGCACTCGGATACACGGGACTCGGCGTCGCCGCCACGAGATTCGGTGCCGACGCGATGCTCGACCTGCTCGCGGGCGAGTCGACGCGTCGTACGCGGTGTGCGCTCGTCGCGGCGGGGAGCCTGCCGTTCCCGCCCGAGCCCGCGAGGGCGATCGGCGTGAACCTCACGCGCTGGTCGATGGCCGCGGAGGACCGCACCGGAAAGCGGAACCTCTGGCTGAAGGCGATGGACGCGGTCGGACTCGGCTTCGACTCGTAG